One window from the genome of Rutidosis leptorrhynchoides isolate AG116_Rl617_1_P2 unplaced genomic scaffold, CSIRO_AGI_Rlap_v1 contig83, whole genome shotgun sequence encodes:
- the LOC139885150 gene encoding uncharacterized protein translates to MGLNTESTGSVQYEDFRPNSEYKEESDANILFVHLPGFQKEQIKVTYVHATRTVNVHAEQAIVGTGKWRRCNEAFPVPQNCKVLEIRGKFQSGILTITMPKEIVTQVVSPPFPKEPAKLIPPPQQQAAFPPKEDMRLPSRQKDEKTEPKAQLVQEIASPKANPSFPNKPTNPLSSPGEKEKFKSENSTIPKVTSPASKFNQFEETAEKLRASEVSAFEKAKTEGKPKFDQEKINYKPEEGNLGRRDTKKAETSSDAYRARIDKDGGSEIKQKRVDKEEEEKKMKGKSIVSMVDAAKKAIQDFALDMNEEKKAMVNMGVAVLVLAAFGAYLAFSFGSSSNGKAKE, encoded by the exons ATGGGTTTGAACACTGAATCTACAGGTTCGGTTCAATATGAAGATTTCCGGCCGAATTCTGAATATAAAGAAGAATCCGATGCTAATATTCTGTTTGTTCATCTCCCCG GTTTTcagaaagagcaaatcaaagttacATACGTGCACGCTACGCGCACCGTCAACGTTCATGCCGAGCAAGCAATTGTCGGCACCGGAAAATGGAGACGCTGTAACGAAGCGTTTCCAGTTCCACAAAATTGCAAAGTGTTAGAAATCCGTGGCAAGTTTCAGAGTGGAATCCTAACGATTACAATGCCAAAAGAGATTGTGACACAAGTGGTTAGTCCTCCGTTTCCTAAGGAGCCTGCCAAACTAATTCCTCCACCACAACAACAAGCTGCTTTTCCACCAAAAGAAGATATGAGACTGCCTTCTCGACAAAAAGACGAAAAAACCGAGCCAAAAGCACAATTGGTTCAAGAAATTGCTTCTCCAAAAGCCAATCCTAGCTTTCCTAACAAGCCTACGAATCCTTTGAGCTCCCCTGGAGaaaaagaaaagttcaaaagtgaaaATAGTACTATTCCAAAGGTTACTTCACCTGCAAGCAAGTTCAATCAATTTGAAGAAACAGCTGAAAAATTACGTGCTTCTGAAGTAAGTGCTTTTGAAAAAGCTAAAACAGAGGGAAAGCCTAAATTTGACCAGGAAAAGATCAATTATAAGCCTGAAGAAGGAAATCTCGGAAGGAGAGATACGAAAAAAGCCGAGACGAGTTCAGATGCATACAGGGCAAGAATTGACAAGGATGGTGGATCGGAAATCAAGCAAAAGCGAGTTGATAAGGAAGAGGAAGAGAAGAAAATGAAAGGAAAAAGCATTGTTTCAATGGTAGATGCTGCTAAGAAAGCTATTCAAGACTTTGCATtggatatgaatgaagagaaaaaagCTATGGTTAATATGGGTGTGGCTGTTCTTGTGCTTGCAGCTTTTGGAGCTTACCTTGCTTTTAGCTTTGGATCCTCCTCTAATGGAAAAGCCAAGGAGTAA